In Notamacropus eugenii isolate mMacEug1 chromosome 1, mMacEug1.pri_v2, whole genome shotgun sequence, one genomic interval encodes:
- the LOC140518411 gene encoding protocadherin gamma-A10-like codes for MTMGVRPTLRDCREQVLLCFLLGTLWEAGSGQVRYSVPEEMEKGAFVGDISKDLGLEPRELAERGARIVSEGKKQHFTLNLQNGLLYISEKIDRESVCGQIPQCLMTLQVLVEEPVKLVHAEVEILDINDNSPTFPVEEILLEIREITTPGARFHLQDAQDPDVGINSLQNYLLGHNTHFSLNVQTKAGGSKYAELVLEKTLDREEQPEHQLLLIATDGGDPARTGETQIRIWVLDGNDNAPMFQRSLYEVSVPEDVQAGTAVVKVQATDRDEGSNAEITYSLIKLSEASSLLFQICSASGELRIVGSLDFEADQLHELEVQAIDGGGLSALAHILLRVTDVNDNPPEITITSLFSPVPEDSPPGTIIALFNLHDRDSGENGQVRCTISRQVPFEISRSFDNYYSLTSSEILDREQIAIYNITITAKDRGDPALTSNQVILLQVSDKNDNPPIFHQNHYLAYLMENSSPRATIASLKASDADSEENARITYSIASETFQGTPFSSFISINSETGVLYALRSFDYEQFRELQLRVTARDSGDPFLSSNVSFTLFILDENDNAPEILYPAFPTDGSSGVELAPRSAETGYLVTKVVAVDADSGQNAWLSYLLLKSTEPGLFSVGLHTGEITTTRAFLDKDSLKQTLVVAVTDNGKPPFSATISVTVAVADTIPDILSDLTSLETSEFPNDSNLTLYLVIAVATVSCLFFSFIILLLALWLRRWHMKLGSASTHLEGVQASQFLGIDGAQAFLQTYSHEVSCTIDSRETHLKFSASNSQEFTSKQGSDQRESIMSWDACNKANEEQTFIKVGIFFYILNFWNFNILAYFSISVKVFPYEDDTFHRSMCLN; via the coding sequence ATGACAATGGGTGTTCGACCGACGCTTCGAGACTGCAGAGAGCAAGTCCTACTTTGCTTTCTCTTAGGGACCCTGTGGGAGGCTGGGTCCGGGCAGGTCCGCTACTCAGTTCCCGAGGAGATGGAGAAGGGCGCTTTTGTGGGAGATATCTCAAAGGATCTGGGGCTAGAGCCACGGGAACTGGCCGAGCGTGGAGCTCGCATTGTCTCGGAAGGTAAGAAGCAGCATTTCACTCTGAATTTACAAAACGGTCTCTTATATATCAGTGAGAAAATAGACAGGGAGAGCGTATGTGGACAAATCCCTCAGTGTCTGATGACTCTCCAGGTTCTCGTGGAGGAGCCAGTAAAGCTGGTACATGCAGAAGTGGAAATCCTAGATATAAATGATAATTCGCCCACCTTCCCTGTGGAGGAAATTTTGTTAGAGATCAGAGAAATAACCACGCCAGGGGCCCGCTTTCATCTCCAGGATGCGCAGGATCCCGACGTAGGCATCAATTCTCTTCAGAATTACCTGCTTGGCCACAATACACATTTCAGCCTCAATGTGCAGACGAAAGCTGGAGGTAGCAAATATGCCGAGCTGGTACTGGAAAAAACTCTAGACCGGGAGGAACAACCTGAGCACCAGCTCCTCCTCATAGCTACTGATGGTGGGGATCCGGCGAGAACCGGAGAAACCCAGATTCGGATCTGGGTGTTAGATGGGAATGACAACGCGCCCATGTTTCAGCGTTCTCTTTACGAGGTGAGCGTGCCTGAGGATGTGCAAGCGGGCACAGCAGTGGTCAAGGTGCAGGCCACGGACCGTGACGAAGGTTCCAACGCCGAGATAACTTACTCGCTAATAAAGCTCTCTGAGGCCTCTTCCCTGCTGTTCCAAATCTGTTCCGCCAGTGGAGAGCTCAGAATAGTGGGAAGCCTGGATTTCGAAGCAGATCAGTTACATGAGCTAGAAGTGCAGGCCATAGACGGAGGAGGACTTTCTGCGTTGGCCCACATTCTACTTCGAGTGACAGATGTTAACGACAACCCCCCTGAAATCACCATCACTTCCCTCTTCAGTCCAGTCCCAGAAGACTCTCCACCTGGGACTATAATTGCCCTTTTTAACCTCCATGACAGAGATTCTGGAGAAAATGGGCAGGTCCGGTGCACTATTTCCAGACAAGTTCCCTTCGAGATTTCACGTTCATTTGATAACTATTACAGTTTAACGTCCAGCGAAATCCTGGACAGGGAGCAAATTGCCATCTACAATATCACTATCACTGCGAAAGACAGAGGGGATCCAGCCCTGACATCAAACCAAGTGATACTACTGCAGGTGTCAGATAAAAATGATAACCCCCCAATATTCCACCAAAATCACTATTTAGCTTATCTAATGGAAAACAGCTCACCTAGAGCTACAATAGCTTCTCTCAAAGCGAGTGATGCAGACAGCGAAGAGAATGCCCGAATCACTTATTCAATAGCCAGCGAGACTTTTCAAGGAACAccattctcttcctttatttccaTCAACTCTGAGACCGGTGTCCTATATGCTCTGCGCTCCTTTGACTACGAGCAATTCAGGGAGCTACAGCTGAGAGTGACAGCTAGAGACTCCGGGGACCCTTTTCTTAGCAGCAACGTGTCCTTTACTCTGTTCATCCTGGATGAGAATGACAACGCCCCGGAAATCCTGTATCCTGCCTTCCCTACAGATGGTTCTAGTGGGGTGGAGCTGGCCCCCCGCTCTGCAGAGACAGGCTACCTGGTGACCAAAGTGGTGGCAGTGGATGCAGACTCTGGTCAGAATGCCTGGTTGTCCTACCTTCTACTGAAGTCCACAGAGCCCGGGCTCTTCTCGGTGGGATTGCACACGGGTGAGATAACAACTACTCGGGCTTTCCTGGATAAAGACTCCCTCAAGCAAACTCTGGTGGTAGCTGTCACAGACAATGGGAAGCCTCCCTTCTCTGCCACTATCAGTGTTACAGTTGCTGTGGCTGACACTATCCCTGATATCCTTTCAGATCTCACCAGCCTAGAGACCTCTGAATTTCCAAATGATTCCAATCTCACATTATACCTGGTCATTGCAGTAGCTACAGTGTCCTGcctattcttttctttcattattctGTTATTGGCACTCTGGCTTCGAAGGTGGCATATGAAGCTGGGATCAGCAAGTACACATCTGGAGGGTGTTCAAGCCTCCCAGTTCCTGGGCATAGATGGAGCACAAGCATTTCTCCAGACTTATTCACACGAGGTTTCCTGCACCATTGACTCTCGGGAgactcatttaaaattttcagcAAGTAATTCACAGGAATTTACCAGCAAGCAAGGATCTGATCAGAGAGAATCTATTATGTCTTGGGATGCCTGCAATAAAGCAAATGAAGAGCAAACCTTCATTAAGGTGGgaatctttttttacattttaaatttttggaATTTTAATATATTAGCATATTTCTCCATCAGTGTGAAAGTATTCCCTTATGAAGATGATACGTTCCATAGGTCTATGTGCTTAAATTAA